The following coding sequences lie in one Veillonellales bacterium genomic window:
- a CDS encoding LuxR C-terminal-related transcriptional regulator yields the protein MLAHNTAVLYRRKSMNKIMNNIWQYPLTVVVAPMGYGKTTAVKEYLKKCKAKVVWQTLADDSVSVFWHGFSRLFQKLDTGCANSLAALGAPISSIFIEEAIEMIESVKFTNKTVIVIDDYHLLLSEDMDKFLERLIKTVQPNLHIVIISRVMFGENTTELALKGYCYVIDKKVFEFTKNEIIEYYKLCGIRLKPGEAAALYDYTEGWISAVYLCMLSFLQEGKVDWKTGLHDLIDKVIYRHCSAEVREFLLSICIFDSFTLPQAQAMVQKKNVGKILNWLIAKNAFVTYDPVNRTYRMHNVLTGYLRKILDRQKGETRQAIFRLAGMWYVSVKDYIHAMDCFYKAADFDKLLTVIELDKGNSINNERGKRVSRIFAECPKKVKRQHPIACLLHLRTLFLFNEKELFATQTAEIIRYIDEIQDEQRQRYLRGELELLYSFTKYNSITGMSEHHREACRLMRGTSRLFDNKSSWTGSPSVLYLFYRDSGQLEQEVSEIMECAPYYYRLTDGHGSGTEYLMEAERYYYIGDFENAEIIMYKAMDTAQPRRQLTVIICALFLQIRLAFVKGNLFSIQNLLQEIRREIKQYGQYLCVHTADLCEGFIYSCLNQVKKIPSWIATGQLQESRLFFPSHGFFNIVYGKSLLLKGEYLKLLGLARSFINTANVFPNLLGQVYTHIYVAAAQYQRKHDREARAALKQALDIAAPDQLIIPFVENGEYILPILAELEKNEQYAGFVDKVRAQYAAIAKKIEAMQDELENGDKLLNLTRRELEIAELVADGLPNRKIADSLMIAEITVKKALQTIYAKLSISSRNELTKKIIEER from the coding sequence ATGTTAGCACATAATACTGCGGTTTTATACAGGCGTAAGTCGATGAATAAAATCATGAATAATATTTGGCAATATCCTTTAACAGTCGTGGTGGCACCCATGGGATATGGCAAAACTACCGCTGTGAAGGAATATTTGAAAAAATGCAAGGCGAAGGTGGTATGGCAAACACTGGCCGATGATTCGGTGAGCGTTTTTTGGCATGGGTTCAGCCGTTTGTTTCAAAAGCTGGATACTGGCTGTGCAAATAGCCTGGCCGCTTTGGGAGCACCGATAAGCAGTATCTTTATCGAAGAGGCTATCGAGATGATAGAAAGTGTGAAATTTACCAATAAAACCGTCATTGTAATTGATGATTATCATTTACTGTTATCCGAAGATATGGATAAATTTCTGGAACGATTGATCAAGACGGTTCAGCCAAATTTGCATATTGTAATCATATCCCGGGTGATGTTTGGCGAAAATACGACAGAACTGGCTCTGAAAGGCTATTGTTATGTGATTGATAAAAAAGTTTTTGAGTTTACAAAGAACGAAATCATTGAGTATTATAAGCTATGTGGAATCCGTCTTAAACCCGGGGAAGCAGCGGCACTTTATGATTATACCGAAGGCTGGATCAGCGCCGTATATCTTTGCATGTTAAGTTTTTTGCAGGAGGGAAAGGTTGATTGGAAGACCGGCTTGCATGATCTCATCGACAAGGTTATCTACAGACATTGCTCGGCAGAAGTCAGGGAATTTTTGCTAAGTATTTGTATTTTTGACAGCTTTACCTTGCCCCAGGCCCAAGCGATGGTTCAAAAAAAGAATGTGGGAAAAATACTCAACTGGCTTATAGCGAAGAATGCTTTTGTTACATACGATCCGGTGAATAGAACCTATCGCATGCATAATGTTCTTACCGGTTATCTGAGAAAAATACTGGATCGGCAGAAAGGTGAAACCCGGCAGGCGATTTTTCGGCTGGCTGGGATGTGGTATGTAAGTGTCAAAGATTATATTCATGCGATGGATTGTTTTTATAAAGCCGCTGATTTTGACAAACTGTTAACTGTCATCGAACTGGATAAAGGCAACAGTATTAATAATGAACGGGGAAAAAGGGTCAGTCGGATTTTTGCTGAATGCCCGAAGAAAGTGAAGCGACAACATCCAATAGCCTGTTTACTTCATCTTAGAACGCTATTTTTATTTAATGAAAAAGAGTTATTTGCCACTCAGACTGCGGAGATCATCCGGTATATTGACGAGATTCAGGATGAGCAAAGGCAAAGATACTTGAGGGGAGAGCTTGAACTGCTATATAGTTTTACTAAATATAACAGCATTACCGGAATGTCTGAACATCATCGAGAAGCCTGTCGGTTAATGCGGGGGACGTCCCGGTTGTTTGACAATAAATCTTCATGGACAGGCTCACCTTCTGTCCTTTATTTGTTTTATCGGGACAGCGGGCAGCTTGAGCAGGAAGTCAGTGAAATAATGGAGTGCGCGCCCTATTATTACCGGCTGACCGACGGACATGGTTCCGGTACGGAGTATCTCATGGAGGCAGAGCGTTATTATTATATCGGCGATTTTGAAAATGCTGAAATCATTATGTATAAAGCAATGGATACGGCGCAGCCCCGTCGGCAGCTGACGGTTATCATATGTGCCTTATTTTTGCAAATCCGTCTGGCTTTTGTTAAGGGAAATTTATTTTCCATACAAAATCTTTTGCAGGAAATCCGTCGGGAAATTAAACAATATGGGCAGTATTTATGTGTTCATACGGCAGATCTGTGTGAGGGGTTTATTTATTCTTGTTTAAATCAGGTAAAGAAGATCCCTTCATGGATTGCAACCGGTCAACTTCAGGAAAGCCGTTTGTTTTTTCCCAGTCATGGATTTTTTAACATTGTATACGGCAAATCATTGCTGCTGAAGGGTGAATATTTGAAGCTTCTCGGTCTCGCCAGGTCGTTTATTAATACGGCGAATGTTTTTCCCAATCTGTTGGGACAGGTATATACTCATATTTATGTAGCTGCCGCTCAGTATCAACGGAAACATGACCGGGAAGCCCGGGCCGCTCTTAAACAGGCGCTTGATATCGCTGCTCCGGATCAATTGATCATACCCTTTGTGGAAAATGGGGAATATATTCTTCCGATTCTTGCTGAATTGGAAAAGAATGAGCAATACGCCGGGTTTGTTGACAAAGTTCGAGCACAGTACGCAGCCATTGCTAAAAAAATTGAAGCTATGCAGGATGAACTGGAAAACGGTGATAAACTGTTAAATCTTACAAGAAGAGAATTGGAAATTGCCGAACTTGTCGCAGATGGATTGCCGAATCGCAAAATAGCGGACAGTCTGATGATTGCTGAAATTACTGTAAAAAAAGCGTTGCAAACTATCTATGCTAAATTAAGTATCAGCAGCCGAAATGAGCTTACGAAAAAAATAATCGAAGAACGATAG
- a CDS encoding MFS transporter → MLINETGPNARYSKMVLFGCWLGWFLNFADRSLLAPLIPLIKQEMNLGYLGVGFLTTAFFIGYTITPVPGGYLADKFGAKKVIVPSMVGFGFTTLFTGFVNSAPMLSLARGITGLFEGSFYATAVGYVSSVFSKANRGKAMALYSTGWTLGSMAGIFFATFMGVNYGWRSPWMFMLIPTLLAAWLFWKYVPQMKREETPAFLEAAMAGGKQKGVLRDVLKVRNAWIIFALQFIANFGYWSINTFTPLYFAEVKGFSFVASGSLLAVMLIAGTFGSIASGIVSDRLGRRTGISLFFATAGLTWFGVLNSTTVSETLVWAAISGFFITGLYPTILAWMTDCVSPNLTAAASGFGIMGAEVGAFTTPMVSGIIANAMGLDVAMNIYIASYIVGAVVVWGGKEMIGGTIQTGKAQTININ, encoded by the coding sequence ATGTTAATTAACGAAACCGGACCTAATGCTCGGTACAGCAAAATGGTTTTATTTGGTTGTTGGTTAGGATGGTTTTTGAATTTTGCCGACAGATCCCTATTAGCTCCGTTAATTCCACTCATTAAGCAAGAGATGAATCTTGGCTATTTAGGTGTAGGGTTTTTAACAACTGCTTTTTTTATCGGCTACACAATAACGCCTGTTCCAGGCGGTTATTTAGCTGATAAATTTGGTGCCAAGAAAGTGATTGTTCCCAGCATGGTTGGTTTTGGTTTTACCACATTATTTACTGGATTTGTGAATTCCGCTCCGATGTTATCTTTAGCACGGGGGATAACCGGATTATTTGAAGGTTCGTTTTATGCAACTGCTGTTGGTTATGTATCCTCGGTTTTTTCAAAGGCTAACCGCGGCAAGGCGATGGCACTCTATTCTACCGGCTGGACGTTGGGAAGTATGGCCGGAATATTTTTTGCAACTTTTATGGGCGTTAATTACGGCTGGCGTTCTCCTTGGATGTTTATGCTTATTCCCACATTATTAGCAGCTTGGTTGTTTTGGAAGTATGTCCCACAGATGAAGCGGGAAGAAACGCCGGCCTTTCTGGAAGCAGCTATGGCAGGCGGTAAGCAAAAAGGAGTTTTAAGAGATGTGCTTAAAGTCCGTAATGCTTGGATTATCTTTGCCTTGCAATTTATTGCAAATTTTGGTTACTGGTCTATTAACACGTTTACCCCATTATACTTTGCCGAGGTAAAAGGTTTTTCCTTTGTTGCATCCGGATCGTTATTAGCTGTTATGCTAATTGCGGGAACATTTGGTTCTATTGCATCAGGTATAGTATCAGACCGGCTGGGTAGAAGAACTGGTATCTCCCTGTTTTTCGCTACAGCAGGATTAACTTGGTTCGGAGTGTTAAACTCCACAACTGTTAGCGAAACGTTAGTCTGGGCAGCAATCTCCGGTTTCTTTATTACCGGGTTATATCCTACGATTTTAGCTTGGATGACAGACTGTGTGTCTCCCAACTTAACAGCGGCTGCCAGCGGATTTGGTATTATGGGAGCAGAAGTTGGCGCATTCACAACTCCCATGGTATCCGGAATAATCGCCAATGCAATGGGACTGGACGTGGCCATGAATATCTATATTGCTTCCTATATTGTTGGCGCAGTTGTCGTATGGGGCGGAAAAGAAATGATTGGCGGTACAATTCAAACAGGAAAAGCCCAAACTATCAATATCAATTAA
- a CDS encoding zinc ribbon domain-containing protein: MAAISFLIAFVAAYWVYSDARGRGHDLGSALLWSLGTLAMLIIVFPLYLLLGRKPRMKSSKTKPDIIDVEATVVDETTCCTMCGGKVKEEFKICPYCGYTLKPKCRSCGRELERGWKKCPYCQAAIEEK, from the coding sequence ATGGCCGCCATCAGTTTTTTAATTGCATTTGTCGCAGCGTATTGGGTGTATAGTGATGCCAGAGGCCGTGGCCATGACCTTGGCTCTGCCTTATTGTGGTCCCTTGGAACCCTGGCTATGCTGATTATTGTTTTTCCCCTGTATTTACTGCTGGGGCGCAAGCCGCGGATGAAATCATCAAAAACCAAGCCGGATATTATTGACGTGGAAGCCACGGTGGTAGACGAAACGACTTGCTGTACCATGTGCGGCGGTAAAGTAAAAGAAGAGTTTAAGATATGCCCTTATTGCGGCTATACCCTGAAGCCAAAATGCCGTTCCTGCGGCAGGGAATTGGAACGGGGCTGGAAGAAATGCCCCTATTGTCAGGCAGCGATAGAAGAAAAATAG
- a CDS encoding MFS transporter: MDIISRLERIPVGSFHYKLLCITGLGWMFDAMDTGIIAFVLPALAKDWGLGSTQMGYIGSIGLVGMALGAVLAGSAADHFGRKKIFAATLLIYSVATGLCSLAWSYESLLTFRFLVGFGLGGQLPVAVTLVTEYSPPAARGKFIVLLESFWGVGWLAAALISYLIIPRYGWHMAFFIGALPALYIFQVWRAVPESVRYLLNKGRLQEAHHIVSKIERSTVGMTVTAEAVAPPAKKSSRVAFADLWARGFVKRTAMLWVLWFGIVYSYYGIFTWLPSLMVGQGYTVLKTFEFVLLMAVAQLPGYFTAAYLVDRIGRRGTMAGFLALSAVCAYFFGQGGSPAAVLIWGSLMSFFNLGAWGVVYTYTPELYPTRVRAFGSGWAAAVGRIGGILAPTVVGYMITDNGGFARVFFMFTIVMLLIAAVVWFFGEETKGRTLDEISG; the protein is encoded by the coding sequence ATGGATATCATTAGTCGCTTGGAACGTATCCCGGTGGGAAGTTTTCATTACAAACTATTATGTATTACCGGGCTGGGCTGGATGTTCGATGCTATGGATACCGGAATTATTGCTTTTGTATTACCCGCGTTGGCCAAAGATTGGGGCCTTGGCAGCACTCAGATGGGTTACATTGGCAGTATCGGACTGGTAGGAATGGCGCTTGGTGCCGTACTGGCCGGTTCGGCCGCCGATCATTTCGGCCGCAAAAAAATATTTGCCGCTACTTTGTTAATCTACAGCGTGGCGACAGGGCTGTGCAGTCTGGCCTGGAGTTATGAATCTCTGCTTACTTTTCGTTTTTTGGTGGGGTTTGGCCTTGGTGGGCAATTACCGGTGGCGGTTACTTTGGTGACTGAGTATTCACCGCCGGCTGCCCGGGGGAAATTTATTGTTTTGCTGGAAAGTTTTTGGGGAGTTGGCTGGCTGGCGGCGGCTCTCATATCGTATTTGATTATTCCCCGCTACGGCTGGCATATGGCCTTCTTTATCGGTGCGCTGCCGGCGTTGTATATTTTTCAGGTGTGGCGGGCTGTACCTGAATCGGTGCGTTATTTGCTGAACAAGGGGCGCTTGCAGGAAGCCCATCACATCGTCAGCAAAATAGAGCGGTCGACAGTCGGGATGACGGTGACGGCGGAAGCAGTAGCACCTCCGGCGAAGAAAAGCAGCCGGGTGGCTTTTGCTGATCTTTGGGCTCGCGGCTTTGTCAAGCGTACCGCAATGCTGTGGGTGTTGTGGTTTGGCATTGTTTATTCCTATTATGGCATTTTTACCTGGCTGCCGTCATTAATGGTTGGGCAGGGATATACAGTGCTAAAAACTTTTGAGTTCGTTTTGTTAATGGCGGTTGCCCAATTGCCTGGTTACTTTACTGCGGCTTATTTGGTGGACCGGATTGGCCGGCGGGGAACGATGGCAGGCTTTCTCGCTTTGAGTGCGGTATGCGCCTACTTTTTCGGTCAGGGCGGCTCACCGGCGGCAGTGCTGATTTGGGGAAGCCTAATGTCCTTTTTTAATTTGGGAGCCTGGGGTGTTGTGTATACTTATACACCGGAATTATATCCTACCCGGGTGCGGGCTTTCGGTTCAGGCTGGGCGGCTGCGGTAGGCCGAATCGGCGGTATATTGGCGCCTACGGTAGTGGGCTATATGATTACCGACAACGGTGGCTTTGCGAGAGTATTCTTTATGTTTACGATAGTTATGCTGCTGATTGCCGCAGTGGTTTGGTTTTTTGGCGAAGAAACAAAAGGCAGGACGTTGGATGAAATTAGCGGCTGA
- a CDS encoding transcription repressor NadR, whose protein sequence is MDTKERRRALLQKLKIADKPVTGTELARELRVSRQIIVGDIAILRAAGEAVYATPQGYILPAAEKTGALTATLACRHGRDALAKELTIMIDNGGKVLDVVVEHPVYGEIRANLMLSSRRDIADFLHNLSGSGAEPLSIVTGGVHLHTLELPDRKALRQIEQELRQEGILVN, encoded by the coding sequence ATGGATACGAAAGAGCGCCGCAGGGCGTTGCTGCAAAAATTGAAAATAGCGGACAAACCGGTGACCGGTACGGAACTGGCCCGGGAATTAAGAGTAAGCCGTCAGATTATCGTTGGGGATATTGCAATTCTTCGGGCCGCCGGAGAAGCAGTGTATGCAACCCCTCAGGGATATATTCTGCCGGCTGCGGAAAAGACCGGAGCGCTTACCGCTACTTTGGCCTGCCGGCATGGACGGGATGCTTTAGCCAAAGAGCTTACCATCATGATTGATAACGGGGGCAAGGTGCTGGATGTAGTTGTGGAACATCCGGTATATGGTGAGATCCGGGCGAATTTGATGCTGTCATCCCGGCGGGATATTGCGGATTTTCTGCATAATTTGTCAGGCAGCGGCGCCGAACCCCTTTCCATCGTTACCGGCGGCGTACACTTGCACACGCTGGAGCTGCCTGATCGTAAGGCTTTGCGGCAAATTGAGCAAGAATTGCGGCAGGAGGGAATATTAGTCAATTAG
- a CDS encoding potassium channel protein has protein sequence MLLTRLKISTALLLVILIAGITGFMILENLPFFDALYLTIVTISTVGYGDIIPHTQAGRIFTICLIVLGFGMAYYTLTLIVSMTVEGQLKDILGRHDMLRHIASMEKHIIVCGAGKVGSNVVERLQHEQEKFVVVEKDPAIFAQLVEQKVLAVNGDATLDEVLQSVGVARARGIITALSHDADNVYVALTAKSFNPDIHIVARADRPEAEEKLHRAGADVVVFPSVMGGRRMVSAMTRPVIMDFVENVFYNQELHMDIAEMQIGDNSPLVGKSFANSGIKRQFDSIVVAVKRGERLITNPQADEIIMAGDIMVVLGQRSELSKLSDLAGGK, from the coding sequence ATGCTGCTAACCCGGCTCAAAATATCCACGGCTTTGCTGTTGGTCATTTTAATCGCCGGTATTACCGGTTTTATGATTTTGGAAAATTTGCCTTTTTTTGATGCATTGTATTTAACCATTGTAACCATATCTACTGTCGGTTACGGTGATATTATTCCCCATACTCAGGCCGGCCGGATATTCACTATTTGCTTGATTGTACTCGGCTTTGGGATGGCGTATTATACTTTGACGCTGATTGTCAGCATGACGGTTGAAGGACAACTCAAAGATATTTTAGGGAGGCACGATATGCTTCGACATATTGCCAGTATGGAAAAACACATTATCGTTTGCGGGGCCGGCAAGGTTGGTTCCAATGTTGTTGAACGGCTGCAGCACGAACAAGAAAAGTTTGTCGTTGTTGAGAAGGATCCGGCCATCTTCGCTCAATTAGTGGAACAAAAAGTGCTGGCAGTGAACGGCGATGCTACCTTGGATGAAGTGCTGCAGTCAGTAGGAGTCGCGCGGGCCAGAGGAATTATCACGGCTTTGTCTCATGACGCCGATAATGTTTATGTGGCGTTGACCGCGAAAAGTTTTAATCCGGATATTCATATTGTGGCCCGGGCTGATCGACCGGAAGCGGAAGAAAAGCTTCATCGGGCCGGAGCCGATGTTGTGGTTTTTCCTTCGGTCATGGGCGGCAGAAGGATGGTATCGGCAATGACCAGACCGGTGATTATGGATTTTGTGGAAAATGTATTTTATAATCAGGAATTGCATATGGATATTGCAGAAATGCAGATTGGGGACAATTCACCGCTCGTTGGCAAAAGCTTCGCCAACAGTGGAATCAAGCGGCAGTTTGATTCTATCGTAGTGGCGGTAAAACGGGGGGAACGATTGATAACCAACCCCCAGGCCGATGAAATTATCATGGCCGGCGATATCATGGTTGTATTGGGGCAGCGTAGCGAGTTAAGCAAGCTTAGCGATTTGGCGGGCGGCAAGTGA
- a CDS encoding lactate utilization protein, whose amino-acid sequence MSEFTDWHNDLLGAKVVEALKKNNFTASYVKTRKEALEKLLALIPQAATIGIAGSWTIKEIGLDTALEKRGNTVYNHNKPGLTKEESLEVRRKELLSDVFLTGTNAVTLDGQLVNVDGAGNRVAAMTFGPKQVYVIVGTNKIVKDLNEAQQHIKLYAAPINNKRLNLPNPCVKTGECMNCQSPSRICNITTIMHKRPMAIQIHVVVVGEQLGF is encoded by the coding sequence ATGAGTGAATTCACAGATTGGCACAACGATCTCTTAGGTGCCAAGGTAGTAGAGGCTTTGAAAAAAAATAATTTTACCGCCTCGTATGTGAAAACCCGTAAAGAAGCACTGGAAAAGCTGCTTGCACTAATCCCTCAGGCTGCCACAATTGGTATTGCCGGTTCCTGGACAATCAAAGAAATCGGACTGGATACCGCCCTGGAAAAGCGGGGAAATACTGTATATAATCACAATAAGCCCGGCTTGACCAAGGAAGAATCCCTGGAGGTACGCCGCAAAGAACTTCTCAGTGATGTATTTCTAACCGGAACCAACGCCGTCACTCTGGACGGACAGCTGGTCAACGTGGACGGAGCCGGCAACCGGGTAGCTGCCATGACTTTCGGTCCCAAACAAGTATATGTCATTGTCGGTACTAATAAAATCGTCAAAGACCTGAATGAGGCTCAGCAGCATATCAAACTGTACGCCGCACCGATTAACAATAAGCGCCTCAACTTGCCAAATCCCTGTGTAAAAACCGGCGAATGCATGAACTGTCAATCTCCCAGCCGGATCTGCAACATCACAACCATTATGCATAAACGCCCAATGGCCATCCAAATCCATGTTGTAGTTGTCGGTGAGCAATTAGGCTTCTAA
- a CDS encoding sensor histidine kinase has protein sequence MLSINVAKWAKWLIVMAILLLFSGLMRYYFTAKYQAVVMQERDGANLVSNQLELYLDSRLVALQLMATDPEVVSLDPENINRELRRTVDLLGFFNAVVFDRNGNFIAEGAPEHHFGQVRDGESFAAAVAGNPVVSNRIVYDGDGVAGAYVSLRVPILDSHGETKAVLAAGMPIQEISRMVGSMPLTDPQYIFIFDKYIQMIHSPRNKSGSWANDSVQQLRMDFMSPQKGEIVNNPVVDDIEKKYIYTTVNNTDWRVVMAVPKYDLYTAILRDSFTDMIIFSLILLVIFLLYGALRDARCHQAEVESLRLERLTCVNQLAAGIAHEIRNPLTSIKGFLQLIMRKQGEPVKQSYLNVMSGEIERIEKLISEFQMLARPSNPSHMVKIDLAKTISDVILLMESQAVTRNAILDYYTEQTAWVNGNESQVKQVLINLVRNAIEAVGEKGEIHVSLSVDSDTATVTVQDNGMGIPKEILNRVGTPFYTTKENGTGLGLSICYSIINSHDGDIKIDSNVGKGTTVSVILPRIADFLPASSAPASGG, from the coding sequence ATGTTATCGATTAATGTTGCAAAATGGGCTAAATGGCTGATTGTAATGGCTATTCTTTTACTTTTTTCCGGATTGATGCGTTATTATTTTACCGCCAAATATCAAGCGGTTGTTATGCAAGAACGGGACGGGGCCAACTTGGTGTCAAATCAATTGGAACTATACCTGGACAGCCGGCTGGTGGCGCTGCAGCTGATGGCAACCGATCCGGAGGTAGTTAGTCTTGACCCTGAAAATATTAATCGGGAACTGCGACGGACGGTTGATTTATTAGGCTTTTTTAATGCTGTTGTTTTTGACAGGAACGGGAATTTTATCGCTGAGGGAGCGCCGGAACATCATTTCGGTCAGGTGCGTGACGGGGAAAGCTTTGCAGCGGCGGTAGCAGGAAATCCCGTTGTTTCCAACCGCATTGTCTATGATGGAGACGGAGTTGCCGGTGCTTACGTAAGCCTGCGGGTGCCCATTCTGGATTCTCATGGTGAGACAAAAGCTGTGTTAGCTGCCGGAATGCCTATTCAGGAAATATCCCGGATGGTGGGAAGCATGCCGCTGACAGATCCGCAGTATATATTTATCTTCGATAAATATATACAAATGATTCACTCTCCCCGGAACAAGTCCGGTTCGTGGGCAAATGATAGCGTTCAACAACTGCGAATGGACTTTATGAGTCCCCAAAAGGGGGAAATTGTCAATAACCCAGTTGTTGATGATATTGAGAAAAAATACATATATACGACTGTGAACAATACGGACTGGCGGGTCGTTATGGCGGTACCAAAGTATGATTTATATACGGCCATACTGCGGGACTCGTTTACCGACATGATCATTTTTTCGCTTATCTTGCTGGTGATTTTCTTGCTGTATGGCGCTTTACGGGATGCACGATGTCATCAAGCAGAAGTGGAGAGCCTTCGCCTGGAACGGCTGACCTGCGTAAATCAGCTGGCGGCGGGAATTGCTCACGAGATTCGCAATCCGTTAACTTCAATAAAAGGGTTTCTTCAGCTCATCATGCGCAAACAGGGAGAACCGGTGAAGCAGAGTTATCTGAATGTTATGTCGGGAGAAATTGAGCGGATAGAAAAACTGATCAGCGAATTTCAGATGCTGGCCCGGCCGTCCAATCCCAGTCATATGGTAAAAATTGACCTGGCTAAAACCATCAGCGATGTGATATTGCTGATGGAAAGCCAGGCGGTAACCAGAAATGCGATATTGGATTATTATACGGAGCAGACTGCCTGGGTGAACGGCAATGAATCCCAGGTGAAACAGGTACTGATTAATCTGGTGCGCAATGCCATTGAAGCCGTGGGGGAAAAGGGAGAGATTCATGTATCGCTTTCGGTTGACTCGGACACAGCAACTGTTACGGTTCAGGATAATGGTATGGGGATTCCGAAAGAAATTTTGAATCGAGTGGGAACGCCTTTTTATACGACAAAAGAAAATGGAACAGGGCTGGGACTTTCTATTTGTTACAGCATTATTAACAGTCATGACGGCGATATTAAAATTGACAGCAATGTCGGGAAAGGAACGACCGTTTCGGTTATACTTCCCCGGATAGCTGATTTTTTACCGGCTTCATCTGCTCCGGCTTCTGGCGGTTAG
- a CDS encoding GNAT family N-acetyltransferase: MIIQTERLELIPLNPNQLRLWIEDITTLEKVLNCSYKAEAMKGFFLEIVKGQYEKNQKDPNNYVWHSFFFLVRKNDRVVVGSADFKDVPNENGEVEIGYGLGKEFEHNGYMTEAVKAMCEWALKQNCVTSVIAETDLEGLASQKILERSGFKKDKRGETLWWKL, encoded by the coding sequence ATGATAATACAGACTGAACGTTTAGAGCTTATTCCATTAAACCCCAACCAATTAAGATTATGGATTGAAGATATTACTACTCTTGAAAAGGTATTAAATTGTTCCTATAAGGCAGAAGCAATGAAAGGCTTTTTTCTTGAAATAGTAAAGGGTCAGTATGAAAAAAACCAGAAAGACCCTAACAATTACGTATGGCATAGCTTTTTTTTCTTAGTTCGCAAGAATGATAGGGTTGTAGTGGGTTCAGCGGATTTTAAAGATGTTCCTAATGAAAACGGTGAAGTTGAGATTGGCTATGGTTTAGGTAAAGAATTTGAGCACAACGGATATATGACAGAGGCAGTAAAAGCAATGTGTGAGTGGGCATTAAAACAAAATTGTGTTACAAGTGTAATTGCAGAAACTGATTTAGAAGGTTTGGCTTCTCAAAAGATTTTAGAGCGTAGTGGCTTCAAAAAAGACAAACGCGGGGAAACTCTTTGGTGGAAATTGTAG